Proteins co-encoded in one Capsicum annuum cultivar UCD-10X-F1 chromosome 9, UCD10Xv1.1, whole genome shotgun sequence genomic window:
- the LOC107842904 gene encoding type I inositol polyphosphate 5-phosphatase 8: MKTEEKLYKSSWTKVVVRKWLNMRSKSEKFYSDHIIDGGKGERRRKSCSDEGSCAVVPEELSESWLMMERNGGIGGIEVPVLEKETSTTSDHQNFRMFVGTWNVGGKSPHQELDLGDWLNSTAPVDIYVLGFQEIVPLNAGNVIGPEDSGPAAKWLSLIRQALNRDTSSPDLSPNDNNTPKSEGKSSSPSFNDLHQQQSSPKPRVSFSNLIQFENELEKDDWERLLSMNDDVSSSPTCMSKRYNSSGPGQNRYCLAASKQMVGLFLCIWTRTDLYRHISNLKVSCVGTGIMGYLGNKGSISISMTLHHKTFCFVCTHLASGEKQGDEIKRNNDVMEILRKTRFPHRRIIGKPFPPDHILDHDKIIWLGDLNYRLASGCEDTYELVKNSDWEALLEKDQLRMEQRAGRIFNGWNEGRIYFAPTYKYLYNSDHYVAHTCTSKEKKRTPAWCDRILWKGEGLKQICYVRGESKFSDHRPVYSLFSVNNNLTQKYHSERKYFTTL, translated from the exons ATGAAAACAGAGGAAAAATTATACAAG TCTTCGTGGACTAAAGTAGTAGTTAGGAAATGGTTGAATATGAGGAGCAAATCTGAGAAATTTTATTCAGATCACATAATAGATG GTGGTAaaggagaaagaagaaggaagagtTGCTCAGACGAAGGTAGTTGCGCCGTCGTGCCGGAGGAATTATCTG AAAGTTGgttgatgatggaaagaaatggAGGAATTGGAGGAATTGAAGTACCAGTATTGGAGAAAGAGACATCCACTACAAGCGATCATCAAAATTTTAG GATGTTCGTGGGGACATGGAATGTAGGAGGCAAGTCACCACATCAAGAATTGGACTTAGGTGATTGGTTGAATTCAACTGCACCAGTCGATATTTATGTGCTTGG GTTCCAGGAAATTGTCCCTCTAAATGCAGGCAATGTCATAGGTCCAGAGGACAGTGGACCAGCTGCCAAGTGGCTTTCGTTGATTCGCCAAGCTTTGAATCGCGACACTAGCTCCCCTGATCTTTCTCCTAATGACAACAACACCCCAAAATCCGAGGGAAAAAGTTCATCCCCGTCCTTCAATGACTTGCACCAACAACAATCTAGTCCTAAACCAAGGGTTAGCTTCTCGAATTTGATCCAATTCGAGAATGAACTCGAAAAAGATGATTGGGAGAGGCTATTGAGCATGAATGACGATGTATCTTCTAGTCCAACTTGCATGTCGAAAAGATATAACTCTTCTGGTCCAGGGCAAAATAGATATTGCTTAGCCGCAAGCAAACAAATGGTTGGGTTATTTTTGTGCATATGGACTCGTACTGACTTGTATCGACACATTAGCAATTTGAAAGTTTCATGTGTTGGAACAGGCATCATGGGCTATCTTGGAAATAAG GGTTCAATATCGATCAGTATGACATTGCATCACAAGACATTTTGTTTCGTTTGTACTCATTTGGCATCAGGAGAAAAACAAGGCGATGAGATTAAAAGAAATAACGATGTCATGGAAATATTAAGGAAAACAAGATTCCCTCATAGAAGGATTATCGGAAAACCGTTTCCTCCTGATCACATTTTGGATCATGA CAAGATTATTTGGCTTGGAGATTTGAATTACCGGCTAGCATCCGGTTGCGAGGACACATACGAGTTGGTAAAAAATAGTGATTGGGAAGCACTTCTAGAAAAAGATCAG TTAAGGATGGAACAAAGAGCAGGAAGAATATTCAATGGTTGGAATGAAGGAAGAATATACTTTGCACCAACATACAAATACCTTTATAATTCTGACCATTATGTTGCTCATACTTGTACAtccaaggaaaagaaaaggaCCCCTGCCTG GTGTGACAGGATATTATGGAAAGGTGAAGGACTAAAGCAAATATGTTATGTAAGAGGTGAATCAAAATTCTCAGATCACAGACCTGTCTACTCACTTTTCTCtgtaaataataatttaacccaaaaGTACCACAGTGAAAGAAAATATTTCACCACCCTTTAG